The Argonema galeatum A003/A1 DNA window TACAGGTGTACACTGTTAAGCTGTGGGGGAAAATGGCGATCGAACTTTACCCGCTCACCTCTTTCCCCTCAAACCAAAATCGCTTATTTCCCTAACGCCATCTCATCTAAAACTTCCTGAAATTCTGCCAAAGAACTAATTGCGATCGATCTAGTAAAAAGTGTTTGCAACACAGACGCATCGTTTATCCCATTCAAGGTATCGACAATAGAATTTGGCACTTCTGCAAACCGCGTCTGTAGGAATTGAATAATATGACCTCGACTCGTTTCAACAATTCCTTCCTCTTTTGCCAGCCGTTCAATACTGGTTACATAACGCATTCTATTACCCTCCTCGTAACTTCTAGCTACTTGTTTAAAACTAGACGCCAATTCTTTTGGCAAAACCATTACCCAGTCAATAAACCGAAACAATTGCACCACATCTTCGCGGCTATATCCCCGATCGTACAACCGTCTGACTAGGTTCAATTTCCACTGTAGACGACTCTCTGGGTTTTGTGGCGTCGCCTTAGTCCGCAAATGCGCCATCACCACCATCCCAAAGGGATTGGTAGTTTGTTCTAAAGTTTCCCATTGCGTTTCGTAGTCCAAAAGTTTGGCGATCGGAAACTCCAAGCTGACGCGACATCCCGCCAATTCATAACCGTAGCGGTCAGGTCGCCAATTTTCCCGTTCGTCTGCTAAAACCGCCAAACTGATGACCCGTTGCTGGTGGCGATCGAACAATCGATAATTATAAATATACATCCGCTTGGCAAAGTCCACATCATAGCGGCCTTGCACCTCTACGTGAACCAATACCCAAACTTCCTCGCCATCCAGCAACCAAACCTTAGCCACCTTGTCCACCAGACACTTGCCAATTTCTGCATCTGGTTCTAGCTGTTGCAGTTCGGTGTCCAAAAATTCGTAAGGTCGCGTCCAGTCGATCGCAGCATAAGCTAGAGGAAAAAAGAATTCCAAAAATTGCGGAAAATATGCCTCAATGACTTCTTTCCAAGGACTATCATAATCTGCGCGTTGGTCGGTCATTCGATTTTAGATTTTGGATTTTAGATTTTGGATTATCCCCAAAACTGACAGTTAAAAGCAGAAACCGGGTTTCTGAGTGCTTCAATCTGCATTAAATTTTGTTAAGATTGTTTCGGCCATAGCGATCGCACTCGTGTGGCGCTAAACTTCCCCCGCTTCTATCTTCCTTGGAGACCCTTGATGCTGCGACTCGAACATATCAGTAAAATCTATCCTACCGGCGAAGTCCTTAAAGATGTCAACTGGGAAGTCAAACCAGGCGATCGCATCGGCTTAGTCGGCGTCAACGGTGCGGGTAAATCTACCCAACTAAAAATTATAGCAGGCGAAATCGAACCGACCGCAGGCGAAATCATCCGTCCCGCCAGTTTGCACATCGCCTACCTCAGCCAAGAATTTGAAGTAGACCCCACCCGCACCGTCAAAGAAGAATCATGGCGTGCTTTTGCAGAAGCGAACGAAGTACACGAAGCACTTTCGCAAGTCCATCGCGATCTGGAAGCCTCTACGCCAGAAGCCTTAGATAAACTTATCCATAAAATGGATAAACTACAGCGGCAATTTGAAGCTTTAGACGGTTACGGTTTGGAAGCACAAATTGATAAAATCTTACCAGAACTGGGATTTGAACCAGGAGATACCGATCGTCTCGTCAGCGCTTTTAGTGGTGGCTGGCAAATGCGGATGAGTTTAGGCAAAATTCTCCTGCAAAAACCCGATATTTTGCTACTGGACGAACCGACTAACCACCTAGATTTAGAAACTATTGAGTGGTTGGAAACTTACCTGAAAGGTTTAAACACCCCAATGGTAATTGTCTCCCACGACCGAGAATTTCTCGACCGCCTCTGCACTCAAATTGTTGAAACAGAACGAGGGGTTTCCAATACTTACCTTGGTAACTATTCTGCCTATTTACAACAAAAAGCTGAGGCGCAAGACGCACAACTATCCGCATACGAACGTCAGCAAAAAGAACTAGAAAAACAGCAAGCTTTTGTAGACAGATTCCGCGCTAGCGCCACCCGCAGTACCCAAGCCAAAAGCCGCGAGAAACAATTAGACAAAATAGAGAAGATTGAAGCACCAACAGGTTCTTTACGAACTCTGCACTTCCGCTTTCCCCCAGCACCCCGCAGCGGACGCGAAGTGGTAGAAATTAAAGAGTTGGTGCATACTTACGATGATAAAATTCTGTTTTTGGGAGCCGAATTGTTAATTGAAAGGGGCGATCGCATCGCATTTCTCGGCCCCAACGGTGCTGGCAAATCTACTGTCCTACGCCTGATTATGGGTATGGAAAAGCCTACACAAGGTAAAGTAGAATTAGGCGCTCACAATGTTATTCCCGGTTACTTTGAACAAAATCAAGCTGAAGCTTTAGATTTGTCCAAAACTGTCATGGATACTATCCATGATGAAGTACCTGATTGGAAAAATGAAGAAGTTCGCACCCTGTTAGGTCGTTTCCTATTTAGTGGCGATACAGTGTTTAAACCAGTTGGAGCTTTAAGTGGTGGTGAAAAAGCACGTCTCGCTTTAGCTAAAATGCTTTTGCGTCCAGCCAATTTACTAATATTGGATGAGCCGACTAACCACTTGGATATTCCAGCCAAAGAAATGTTGGAAGAATCACTGCAAAACTATGATGGTACGGCAATTATAGTTTCGCACGACCGCTATTTTATCTCCCAAGTAGCTAACAAAATTGTCGAAATTCGCGAGGGCGAATTTCGCGTTTATCTAGGAGATTATCATTACTATTTGGATAAGATTGCCGAAGAAAAAGAACAGGCAAAATTAGCAGTAATTGAGGCCGAAAAAGCGGCTAAAAAAGCAGCTAAAGACTCTGCCAAAAAAGCAGCCGCCAAACGCAAATAAAGTCAGGTGGGCATTGCCCACCCTACTTTGAGAAGCCAGAAAATTTCCTAACTCAGCGACTTGGCGCGACGACGGTAGCCACTTAGTAAACCAAAAGCACCGAAACCGATCAAAGCGCCAACAGTCCCAGGTTCAGGAACGGAAGTAGCCGCGAGTCCGACAATCTTTATGTCACCGCTACCGATAATGCCCAGTGCAGTAGTAGCACCTGTGGACAAATCGACGCTGTATAGGTTCGAGTTGGAGGCGGCGATCGCAGTATTCACTCCATCAGCCGTAAAAATATCAAACCCTCCTGTCTCGTCGAAGTCGAAGCCCAGAGAACCGATCGTCGTCAGGGTGCCATTGTTAGGTGGGTTTTGCAGAACTAATGTGTCGAGGTCGGAGTCAATACCGTACAGTTGGGTTGCGATCGCACCCTTGAAGGAATTAGTGTAAGCCGCAGCGGTAATATTTGGATCTGCCCCGGCGTTGATATCCCCAGCTCCATAGGCTAAAGTTCCATCAGTAATTACCGCACCAGTATCCACGTTGGTGCGGAGGTTTTGCTCATTTGTACCGACAAGCCGCAAGCGATCGGGTACTGGGTTAAAATCAAATCCTGACTTCAGTCCGGCGGTGAAGCTAGTGGAAAGGGTACTCACGAAAGTAGCAGCACCAGTACTGGTGTCAATTGTGTAGATTTTATTGCTGTCCGCTAGACCGTAGAGCAGACCGTTGGCTGGACGAAAATCGATACCTAGCAAAGTGCCGTCAACCCCGGTGACCCCAATACTGCTAGTGGCAGTAGGATCGGAAGCACCGAAGGAAAATAGAGTATTTTTGTCGTCCAGACCAAACAGCGTTAGGGTGCCAGCAGTTGCAGGCTTGACGACGCTGAGTAAATTGAACATCGTTGCTAGAGTCAGCGTGCTGATGATTGCGCTAAGTCTGTTTAGTTTCATTGCAAATCTTCCCACCAATAGTTTTTTCTAATTTTGCAAGCTGAAAGCAGACAATTTACTTAGAAATACGCAAATGCCAGTATTTCTACGTATACCTGCCATAGTAAGAACCTAGTACTGCTACGTCTTTTCTCAAAGTAAAACTTCACACAATCTTTAATTAATCGGCCTATTATCGCCACAAATGTAAAGCTTTGATAAAGTGCTAGCCAAGACTAATGGAATTTGGCTGTTCTAGGCGACTTTTTCTTCTGCGTAATTACCGATCCTCTGCCAAAACTCATTCCATCGGCAGATGCAAGCTAAAATTACCTCAGCATATTTCCTATCAACTGAGGAGCTTCCCGCGATCGCTGTATCATTGCCGATTTATGCCCCAGCGCTGGTAAGAGCAACGAGAAAACGCCAAGCTAAGAAAAATAAGTAAATGTAAAGCAGAGTTAAGAAAACTCTATATTTACTATTTGACAAGGAATCTGGGATCGAAGGCAACAAATCTACAAAGTATTTGAAACAGAGCATTGTTAGCCTATTACCAACCGATCGCCCACAGATGCCAAACTTGCAAAATTCTAACTAAAGCACAGTCCTCTATTCATAAGTCGGTGATATGATTTCGGATGAATATCTGACACAAAGAGCGATCGTGTATGGCCCAAGCGCCTGTCTCTCCAGTGGTGCTAATAATCCTAGATGGCTGGGGTTACCGTGAAGAAACCGACGGTAACGCCATAGCCGCTGCCAACACACCCGTGATGGATAGCCTCTGGGCAGCCTATCCCCACACCCTGCTTCGCACCTCCGGGAAAGCAGTAGGGTTGCCAGAAGGCCAAATGGGCAACTCCGAAGTGGGGCATCTCAATATCGGCGCTGGGCGGGTTGTACCGCAAGAATTAGTTCGCATCTCAGATGCCTTGGAAGATGGCACCTTACTGTCCAACCCAGCGTTAGTGAAAGTTTGCCAAGAAGTTCGGAATAAGGGTAGTAAGCTGCATCTCATGGGATTGTGTTCCGAAGGTGGCGTGCATTCCCATTTAAGTCATCTGCTAGGATTGCTAGATCTAGCCAAAGCACAACAAATTGCCGATGTTTGCATTCACGCCATCACCGATGGTCGGGATACCAGCCCAAAAGAAGGCATTGAAGCAATCCAAAAAATTCAAGACCGCATAGACCAAATTGGAGTAGGGCGCATAGTCACCATCAGCGGTCGCTACTACGCGATGGATAGAGACCGCCGCTGGGACAGAGTTAAAAAAGCCTACGATATAATGACCCAAGATGGTTCGGGAGACGATCGTTCTGCGCTCGAAGTATTGCTGGCCTCCTACGCGGAAGACGTAAACGATGAATTCGTCATCCCCACCAGGATTGCCCCTGGAGCCGTGGAATCAGGCGATGGCATCATCTTCTTTAACTTCCGGCCCGATCGAGCCAGAGAACTCTGTAGCGCCTTAGTCAGTCCCGCATTTAACGGCTTTGAAAGAGAGCAAATCCGCCCCCTGAGTTTTGTTACCTTTACCCAGTACGAGTCAGACTTGCCCGTATTAGTAGCTTTCGAGCCGCAGAATCTCAGCAACCTGCTCGGACAAGTGATTTCCGATCGCGGATTAAAGCAGTTCCGCACCGCCGAAACCGAGAAATACGCCCACGTCACCTACTTTTTCAACGGTGGTCTTGAAGAACCGTTTGAGGGAGAAGACCGGGAGATGGTGCAGAGTCCGATGGTGGCCACATACGATCGGGCCCCGGTGATGTCAGCCGAACCGCTAACAGAAGTGGTGTTACAGGCAATTGAAAAACACATTTACTCCCTGATCGTAATCAACTACGCCAACCCGGACATGGTGGGGCACACCGGCCAATGGGAACCCACCATTAAAGCCCTGGAAACCGTAGACCGATGTTTGGGACGCCTAATAGAGAGCATTAACAAGGCTGGAGGAACTGCAATTATCATCGCCGACCACGGTAACGCCGAATGTATGTGGGATGAGCAAGGAAACCCCTGGACGGCTCACACAACTAACCCAGTTCCCTTTATCCTAGTGGAAGGAGAAGGTCTGAAAATCCCCGGATACGGTACGGAAGTAAGCCTGCGAAGCGATGGCCGTCTAGCAGATGTTGCTCCCACCATCCTGGAAATTTTAAGGCTGCCTCAGCCACCTGAGATGACGGGCGTTTCCATCTTGGCACCCTCTGAATATCAAGTTAAAGCCAATCGGACACCCGTTCGACTTTCCCTATAATTGGGTAATGGGGAATTTTAGATTTTAGATTGCAGATTGCAATTAAATCTGAAATCTAAAATCTAAAATTTGAAATTATCAATCACCAATCACCAATTACCAATTACCAATTACCCATGACCATTGTCAAAGTCGTAGAAGTTATCTGGTCCTTGTCTGCTTTAGGTCTAATTATTTTAGTGCTGCTGCACAGTCCCAAAGGAGATGGGATTGGGGCTATAGGCGGCCAAGCGCAGTTGTTTAGCAGTACCAAAAGTGCAGAAATAACACTAAACCGGGTTACCTGGGCACTTACGGTGATTTTTATGGGTTTAACTGTGGTTTTGAGCGCCCATTTGTTACCGCAATAGTGTATTAACTCAAGTTGCTAGTTATTAATTTTGAGGTATTTTTCAGGTTGTAGGGTGCGTCAGACCCCAAAAATTTGCCAGACGATCGCTAATTTTATTGCTCTGACGCACCAAAGCTGAATGTAACTAGCAACTTGCGTTATTAGTTATTAGGCATTGGGCATTGGGGATAGTCTTTTCGATCGTCATTCCCCATTAGTAACGCAAGTTGCTAGTTACAAATATTGTCTGTTCAATCCCCCCTAGCCCCCCTTAAAAAGGGGGGAACCGGATTCAAAGTCCCCCCTTTTTAACCGGATTCAAAGTCCCCCTTTTTAAGGGGGATTTAGGGGGATCGAAACCCATAAGCTTATCACTAGCAACTTGCGTGAGTAGATAACTAATGACTAATGACTAATGACTAATTTGCAGCGCAAGTGGCCTAGAGCATTAGCTATCTTTACTACCATCCTAGTCCTGGCTGTCGGTCAATGGGGGGGAATGTCTCTATCGGCAGATGTACCGCCCCTCCAAGCGCATCCATTGCCGCCAGCACTAGCCGAGTGGCAAGATACCGCAAACAGCGGTGATTATTTTTCGGAAATAAAGCCGACAGAAGTAGGTTATTTGGTCTGGTCTGAATTCCCTATTAAAGTATATATCTTTATGGGAGAAGAGTCGCCTGCCAATAACTCCTCTAGCTCTAAAAAATGGGTAGAGGCGCTTTTACAGGCAGTGCAGGAATGGAGCGTTTACTTGCCGCTAGAGGTGGTGAAAGAGCCAGATGGTGCCGATATCACCATTTTGCGATCGCGCCCTCCCCTACGTCCATCCTTAGACCCCAGCACAGGACAATTGCAACTGCCCCGCGTTCGTTCC harbors:
- a CDS encoding transposase; the encoded protein is MTDQRADYDSPWKEVIEAYFPQFLEFFFPLAYAAIDWTRPYEFLDTELQQLEPDAEIGKCLVDKVAKVWLLDGEEVWVLVHVEVQGRYDVDFAKRMYIYNYRLFDRHQQRVISLAVLADERENWRPDRYGYELAGCRVSLEFPIAKLLDYETQWETLEQTTNPFGMVVMAHLRTKATPQNPESRLQWKLNLVRRLYDRGYSREDVVQLFRFIDWVMVLPKELASSFKQVARSYEEGNRMRYVTSIERLAKEEGIVETSRGHIIQFLQTRFAEVPNSIVDTLNGINDASVLQTLFTRSIAISSLAEFQEVLDEMALGK
- a CDS encoding ABC-F family ATP-binding cassette domain-containing protein, with product MLRLEHISKIYPTGEVLKDVNWEVKPGDRIGLVGVNGAGKSTQLKIIAGEIEPTAGEIIRPASLHIAYLSQEFEVDPTRTVKEESWRAFAEANEVHEALSQVHRDLEASTPEALDKLIHKMDKLQRQFEALDGYGLEAQIDKILPELGFEPGDTDRLVSAFSGGWQMRMSLGKILLQKPDILLLDEPTNHLDLETIEWLETYLKGLNTPMVIVSHDREFLDRLCTQIVETERGVSNTYLGNYSAYLQQKAEAQDAQLSAYERQQKELEKQQAFVDRFRASATRSTQAKSREKQLDKIEKIEAPTGSLRTLHFRFPPAPRSGREVVEIKELVHTYDDKILFLGAELLIERGDRIAFLGPNGAGKSTVLRLIMGMEKPTQGKVELGAHNVIPGYFEQNQAEALDLSKTVMDTIHDEVPDWKNEEVRTLLGRFLFSGDTVFKPVGALSGGEKARLALAKMLLRPANLLILDEPTNHLDIPAKEMLEESLQNYDGTAIIVSHDRYFISQVANKIVEIREGEFRVYLGDYHYYLDKIAEEKEQAKLAVIEAEKAAKKAAKDSAKKAAAKRK
- the gpmI gene encoding 2,3-bisphosphoglycerate-independent phosphoglycerate mutase — encoded protein: MAQAPVSPVVLIILDGWGYREETDGNAIAAANTPVMDSLWAAYPHTLLRTSGKAVGLPEGQMGNSEVGHLNIGAGRVVPQELVRISDALEDGTLLSNPALVKVCQEVRNKGSKLHLMGLCSEGGVHSHLSHLLGLLDLAKAQQIADVCIHAITDGRDTSPKEGIEAIQKIQDRIDQIGVGRIVTISGRYYAMDRDRRWDRVKKAYDIMTQDGSGDDRSALEVLLASYAEDVNDEFVIPTRIAPGAVESGDGIIFFNFRPDRARELCSALVSPAFNGFEREQIRPLSFVTFTQYESDLPVLVAFEPQNLSNLLGQVISDRGLKQFRTAETEKYAHVTYFFNGGLEEPFEGEDREMVQSPMVATYDRAPVMSAEPLTEVVLQAIEKHIYSLIVINYANPDMVGHTGQWEPTIKALETVDRCLGRLIESINKAGGTAIIIADHGNAECMWDEQGNPWTAHTTNPVPFILVEGEGLKIPGYGTEVSLRSDGRLADVAPTILEILRLPQPPEMTGVSILAPSEYQVKANRTPVRLSL
- a CDS encoding DUF4394 domain-containing protein produces the protein MKLNRLSAIISTLTLATMFNLLSVVKPATAGTLTLFGLDDKNTLFSFGASDPTATSSIGVTGVDGTLLGIDFRPANGLLYGLADSNKIYTIDTSTGAATFVSTLSTSFTAGLKSGFDFNPVPDRLRLVGTNEQNLRTNVDTGAVITDGTLAYGAGDINAGADPNITAAAYTNSFKGAIATQLYGIDSDLDTLVLQNPPNNGTLTTIGSLGFDFDETGGFDIFTADGVNTAIAASNSNLYSVDLSTGATTALGIIGSGDIKIVGLAATSVPEPGTVGALIGFGAFGLLSGYRRRAKSLS
- a CDS encoding peptidase → MTNLQRKWPRALAIFTTILVLAVGQWGGMSLSADVPPLQAHPLPPALAEWQDTANSGDYFSEIKPTEVGYLVWSEFPIKVYIFMGEESPANNSSSSKKWVEALLQAVQEWSVYLPLEVVKEPDGADITILRSRPPLRPSLDPSTGQLQLPRVRSAETRYEFYIRKSPDAPTVLSHRFNIQISPNQAPIYTLPSARHELGHALGIWGHSPKETDALYFSQVRNSPLISPRDINTLKRIYEQPTRLGWQL
- the secG gene encoding preprotein translocase subunit SecG; this translates as MTIVKVVEVIWSLSALGLIILVLLHSPKGDGIGAIGGQAQLFSSTKSAEITLNRVTWALTVIFMGLTVVLSAHLLPQ